The window GGGTCACTCCCAGATCCCTCAGAAAGGATTCGTCGCAAACACCGAGAACTCTGGGATGAACCCCCGGTCGTCGATCGCCAAAGCGCCGACCAGGGCGTCGGCGATTTCCTGGGGGCGGAGCTTCTTGGGGGAAGCCTGCTGGTCGAAGCCGGCGGTGGTGGCGAAGTCGGTGAGGACTTCGCTCGGGTTGACCAGGATCACCCGAATGTCGTGGCGACGGAGTTCGTCGCGCCAGCACTCGGTCATGCCGCGCAGAGCGAACTTCGAGGAGCTGTAGGCGGTGGAGCCCCGACCGCCCTTCAAGCCCGAGGTGGACGAGATGTTGACGATGTTGCCGGAGCCCTGCGCGATCATCCGCTTGGCCGCCTCGCGGCCCATCACGAAGGCGCCGAAGACGTTGGTACGGTAGACCGACTCCAGCGTCTCCAAGGACATCTCCACCAGCGACTGGAAGGTGCCGAAGCCGGCGTTATTGACCAGCAGGTCGATGCGGCCGTGGTGGTCGACGAACTCTTCGACGGAGCGAACGGCATC is drawn from Acidobacteriota bacterium and contains these coding sequences:
- a CDS encoding SDR family NAD(P)-dependent oxidoreductase codes for the protein MKIEGSKALVTGGSGGIGKAIAAALIAKGGAVTITGRDEHKLRATAEEIGAHAITADVGAEEDAVRSVEEFVDHHGRIDLLVNNAGFGTFQSLVEMSLETLESVYRTNVFGAFVMGREAAKRMIAQGSGNIVNISSTSGLKGGRGSTAYSSSKFALRGMTECWRDELRRHDIRVILVNPSEVLTDFATTAGFDQQASPKKLRPQEIADALVGALAIDDRGFIPEFSVFATNPF